The Besnoitia besnoiti strain Bb-Ger1 chromosome IV, whole genome shotgun sequence genome contains a region encoding:
- a CDS encoding hypothetical protein (encoded by transcript BESB_055190): MPWMLSPLRIGFMLMMQAFVEVGARGIFDMLNNMFLGGAGSADPNNFEGGNQGSFFNFMFPLQSDYPWACVCDPALYLKWEQKEAPNVPCRNQADMSAQGVTAYCNPLLHKMNNASRQGLWAFILSCGFAWLGLVMNAAL, translated from the coding sequence GGTTTTATGCTGATGATGCAGGCGTTCGTGGAAGTAGGTGCGAGAGGGATTTTTGACATGCTCAACAACATGTTTCTAGGTGGAGCGGGCAGTGCCGATCCGAACAACTTTGAAGGAGGAAACCAAGGCTCATTTTTTAATTTCATGTTTCCGTTACAATCCGACTACCCGTGGGCATGCGTATGCGATCCTGCTCTCTACCTGAAATGGGAGCAGAAAGAGGCTCCTAATGTCCCATGCAGAAATCAAGCTGACATGTCTGCCCAAGGTGTTACGGCTTATTGCAATCCTCTCTTGCATAAAATGAATAATGCTTCCCGTCAAGGGCTGTGGGCTTTCATTCTGTCCTGCGGCTTTGCCTGGCTGGGTCTCGTCATGAATGCGGCCTTGTAG